In Marmota flaviventris isolate mMarFla1 chromosome 17, mMarFla1.hap1, whole genome shotgun sequence, a single genomic region encodes these proteins:
- the Nog gene encoding noggin, translating to MERCPSLGVTLYALVVVLGLRAAPAGGQHYLHIRPAPSDNLPLVDLIEHPDPIFDPKEKDLNETLLRSLLGGHYDPGFMATSPPEDRPGGGGGAAGGAEDLAELDQLLRQRPSGAMPSEIKGLEFSEGLAQGKKQRLSKKLRRKLQMWLWSQTFCPVLYAWNDLGSRFWPRYVKVGSCFSKRSCSVPEGMVCKPSKSVHLTVLRWRCQRRGGQRCGWIPIQYPIISECKCSC from the coding sequence ATGGAGCGCTGCCCCAGCCTGGGGGTCACCCTCTACGCCCTGGTGGTGGTCCTGGGGCTGCGGGCGGCACCGGCCGGTGGCCAGCACTATCTCCACATCCGCCCAGCTCCCAGCGACAACCTGCCCCTGGTGGACCTCATCGAACACCCGGACCCTATCTTTGACCCCAAGGAAAAGGATCTGAACGAGACGCTGCTGCGCTCGCTGCTCGGGGGCCACTACGACCCGGGCTTCATGGCCACCTCTCCCCCTGAGGACCGACCCGGAGGGGGCGGGGGAGCGGCTGGAGGAGCCGAGGACCTGGCGGAGCTGGACCAGCTGCTGCGGCAGCGGCCGTCGGGGGCCATGCCGAGCGAGATCAAAGGGCTGGAGTTCTCCGAGGGCTTGGCCCAGGGCAAGAAGCAGCGCCTGAGCAAGAAGCTGCGGAGGAAGTTACAGATGTGGCTGTGGTCGCAGACCTTCTGCCCGGTGCTGTACGCGTGGAACGACCTAGGCAGCCGCTTTTGGCCGCGCTACGTGAAGGTGGGCAGCTGCTTCAGTAAGCGCTCGTGCTCTGTGCCCGAGGGCATGGTGTGCAAGCCGTCCAAGTCCGTGCACCTCACGGTGCTGCGGTGGCGCTGTCAGCGGCGCGGGGGCCAGCGCTGCGGCTGGATTCCCATCCAGTACCCCATCATTTCCGAGTGCAAGTGCTCGTGTTAG